In a genomic window of Aeromonas veronii:
- a CDS encoding aldehyde dehydrogenase, which yields MIYTAPGQAGALVSFKSRYENFIGGEWVAPRAGRYFENISPVDGKVFCEVARSDAADIELALDAAHKAFTSWSKTSVTERSNLLLRIADRIEQNIERLAIAETWENGKAVRETLAADLPLVVDHFRYFAGCIRAQEGSAAELDQHTVSYHFKEPIGVVGQIIPWNFPLLMAAWKLAPVLAAGCCSVLKPAEQTPVTIMLMMDLIKDILPAGVVNVVNGFGAEAGQALATSNRIQKLAFTGSTEVGAHILRCAADKLIPSTVELGGKSPNIYFADVMQHESSYIDKAVEGMLMTFFNQGEVCTCPSRALVQASIYDDFMDRVLARARTIVQGNPLDTATQVGAQASREQFDKILGYMEIGRSEGAKMLIGGGPAKVSGLEGGFYIQPTIFSGQNKMRVFQEEIFGPALGVTTFKDEADALAIANDTQYGLGAGLWTRDSNLAWRMGRGIQAGRVWVNCYHAYPAHAAFGGYKKSGIGRETHKMMLDHYQNTKNLLVSHDINPLGFF from the coding sequence ATGATTTATACCGCTCCCGGTCAGGCAGGTGCCCTGGTCAGCTTCAAGTCCCGTTACGAAAACTTCATCGGTGGTGAGTGGGTGGCGCCGCGCGCCGGCCGCTACTTTGAAAACATCTCGCCGGTGGATGGCAAAGTATTCTGCGAAGTCGCCCGCTCAGATGCCGCCGATATCGAGCTGGCGCTGGATGCCGCCCACAAGGCGTTCACCAGCTGGAGCAAGACCAGCGTCACCGAGCGCAGCAACCTGCTGCTGCGCATCGCCGATCGCATCGAGCAGAACATCGAAAGGCTCGCCATCGCCGAAACCTGGGAGAACGGCAAGGCGGTGCGTGAAACCCTGGCGGCAGACCTGCCGCTGGTGGTGGATCACTTCCGCTACTTCGCTGGCTGCATTCGCGCTCAGGAGGGCTCGGCCGCCGAGCTGGATCAGCATACCGTCAGCTACCACTTCAAGGAGCCCATCGGCGTGGTCGGCCAGATCATCCCGTGGAACTTCCCGCTGCTGATGGCGGCGTGGAAGCTGGCCCCGGTGCTGGCGGCGGGTTGCTGCAGCGTGCTCAAGCCCGCCGAGCAGACCCCGGTCACCATCATGCTGATGATGGATCTCATCAAGGACATCCTGCCTGCCGGCGTGGTCAACGTGGTCAACGGCTTCGGCGCCGAGGCGGGCCAGGCGCTCGCCACCAGCAACCGGATCCAGAAACTGGCCTTTACCGGTTCGACCGAAGTGGGCGCCCATATCCTGCGCTGCGCCGCCGACAAGCTGATCCCCTCCACCGTGGAGCTGGGGGGCAAGTCCCCTAACATCTACTTCGCCGACGTGATGCAGCACGAGAGCAGCTACATCGACAAGGCGGTAGAAGGGATGTTGATGACCTTCTTCAACCAGGGGGAAGTGTGTACCTGCCCCTCCCGCGCGCTGGTGCAAGCCAGCATCTACGACGACTTTATGGACCGAGTGCTGGCCCGTGCCCGCACCATCGTTCAGGGCAACCCCCTCGATACTGCAACTCAGGTGGGTGCGCAGGCGTCCCGCGAGCAGTTCGACAAGATCCTGGGCTACATGGAGATCGGCCGCAGCGAAGGGGCCAAGATGCTGATCGGTGGCGGCCCGGCCAAGGTGAGCGGACTGGAAGGGGGCTTCTACATCCAGCCCACCATCTTCTCCGGCCAAAACAAGATGCGGGTGTTTCAGGAGGAGATCTTCGGGCCCGCCCTCGGGGTCACCACCTTCAAGGACGAAGCGGATGCCCTGGCCATTGCCAACGACACCCAGTACGGGTTGGGGGCAGGCCTGTGGACCCGCGACAGCAATCTGGCCTGGCGAATGGGGCGTGGCATTCAGGCTGGCCGGGTCTGGGTCAACTGCTACCACGCCTACCCGGCACACGCCGCCTTTGGCGGTTACAAGAAGTCGGGGATCGGCCGCGAGACCCACAAGATGATGCTGGACCACTACCAGAACACCAAGAACCTGCTGGTGAGCCACGACATCAACCCGCTCGGCTTCTTCTAG
- a CDS encoding response regulator, with product MDPIITLVIEDDDRIGAILSELVAATPGFSLLGRAGTLAQADAMMADVVPQLLLVDVSLPDGSGLEWVSRLRSHNREAYVIMVTASRDVETIQQALNLGVHDYVIKPLRLFRIQQSLDEILQLHSRLCERGRLEQDDLDKLLGKGGRSQIKEMRVTPKGIDSITLRQVLDLLAGEPENVFSTDTVALRLSLSRTTARRYLEYLESEDRVDVDLNYGQRGRPERRYRWRRAG from the coding sequence ATGGACCCAATAATCACGCTTGTTATTGAAGATGACGATCGGATCGGTGCCATCTTGTCAGAACTGGTGGCGGCGACCCCCGGTTTCTCCCTGCTGGGACGGGCCGGCACCCTGGCCCAGGCCGATGCCATGATGGCCGATGTGGTGCCCCAACTGCTGCTGGTGGATGTCTCGCTGCCCGATGGCTCCGGCCTTGAGTGGGTCAGCCGTCTGCGCAGCCACAACCGCGAAGCCTACGTCATCATGGTGACCGCCTCGCGGGATGTGGAGACCATCCAGCAGGCCCTCAATCTGGGGGTTCATGACTACGTCATCAAGCCACTGCGGTTGTTTCGCATCCAGCAGAGCCTGGATGAGATCCTGCAACTGCACAGCCGTCTGTGCGAGCGAGGTCGGCTGGAGCAGGACGATCTCGACAAGCTGCTGGGTAAGGGGGGGCGCTCCCAGATCAAGGAGATGCGCGTCACCCCCAAGGGGATCGACAGCATCACCCTGCGTCAGGTGCTGGATCTGCTGGCGGGCGAGCCGGAGAACGTCTTCTCCACCGACACGGTGGCGCTGCGACTCTCCCTCAGCCGTACCACAGCGCGCCGCTATCTGGAGTATCTGGAGTCGGAAGACCGGGTGGATGTGGATCTCAACTACGGTCAGCGCGGGCGGCCGGAGCGACGCTACCGCTGGCGGCGGGCTGGTTGA
- a CDS encoding sensor histidine kinase — MKLRHQLVTLSLGLSLLLILILGSLLALFIRHLLESNLQEKGSDLARIMAADTRVVEALRQGRDPTLRDYMEAVSNRTDVTYMVVTDEHGRRLSHPNSELVGQKFRGEDIWPALQERRSYCSKDRGTMGPAIRCFSPVVGGDGRVMGAVVVGYLMQQVEGIYMERVALLISAIVAVLGCGLLLALWVQYLLRKTLLDLEPEAIVRRFTLQDLVLEHITEGVIALDGHGNINMINSTASYQLRLPVTGRHALQGQSLAELVPPLAPCLEQERSEVSFTIQGESFVGRWQAVQGKAPGRLLIFSRPEVAASLGVQVTHLRQYAEMLRMQSHEFANKLSSLSGLLQLGHVDQAVELIQQENEACQTMLQELLRLIDNKPVAGLILGKFSRARELGVTLELDPDSALAEYPASVSADLITLIGNLLDNGLQAAWRNRQQRPPRVLLSLCDVGRRLVIEVEDSGEGVDEELADHLFDYGVSRQSGDHGVGLFLVKETVGRHEGVIEWRRTAEQTTLFGIYLNKNQLM, encoded by the coding sequence ATGAAACTTCGCCATCAGTTGGTCACTCTCTCCCTTGGGCTCTCCCTGCTGCTGATCCTCATATTGGGCAGCTTGCTGGCCCTCTTTATCCGTCATCTGCTGGAGAGCAACCTGCAGGAGAAGGGGAGCGATTTGGCCCGGATCATGGCGGCCGATACCCGGGTGGTCGAGGCGCTGCGGCAGGGGAGGGACCCGACCCTGCGCGACTACATGGAGGCGGTCAGCAACCGCACTGATGTCACCTATATGGTGGTGACCGACGAGCATGGTCGCCGTCTCAGCCACCCCAACTCCGAACTGGTGGGACAGAAGTTCCGTGGCGAAGATATCTGGCCCGCGCTGCAGGAGCGGCGTAGCTACTGTTCCAAGGATCGGGGCACCATGGGGCCGGCGATCCGCTGCTTCTCCCCGGTGGTGGGCGGGGACGGACGCGTCATGGGGGCCGTGGTGGTGGGCTACCTGATGCAGCAGGTGGAGGGCATTTACATGGAGCGGGTGGCCCTGCTGATCAGCGCCATCGTGGCGGTGCTGGGGTGTGGCCTGCTGCTGGCGCTCTGGGTGCAATACCTGCTGCGCAAGACCCTGCTCGATCTGGAGCCGGAGGCGATCGTGCGCCGCTTTACCCTGCAGGACCTGGTGCTGGAACACATCACCGAAGGGGTCATCGCCCTCGATGGCCACGGTAACATCAACATGATCAACAGCACGGCTAGCTATCAGCTGCGGCTGCCGGTCACCGGGCGCCACGCCCTGCAAGGGCAGTCGCTGGCTGAGCTGGTGCCGCCTCTTGCCCCCTGTCTGGAGCAGGAGCGGAGCGAGGTGAGCTTCACCATTCAGGGGGAGTCCTTCGTTGGTCGCTGGCAGGCGGTGCAGGGCAAGGCTCCGGGGCGGTTGCTGATCTTCAGTCGTCCGGAGGTGGCTGCCAGTCTGGGGGTGCAGGTGACCCATCTGCGCCAGTATGCCGAGATGCTGCGGATGCAAAGCCACGAGTTTGCCAACAAGCTGAGCAGCCTCTCCGGCTTGCTGCAGTTGGGCCATGTGGATCAGGCGGTGGAGCTGATCCAGCAGGAGAATGAAGCGTGCCAGACCATGTTGCAGGAGCTGCTGCGGCTGATCGACAACAAGCCGGTAGCGGGGCTGATCCTCGGCAAGTTCAGCCGGGCCCGCGAGCTGGGGGTGACCCTGGAGCTCGATCCCGACTCGGCGCTGGCGGAGTATCCGGCCTCGGTCTCGGCCGATCTCATCACGCTGATTGGCAACCTGCTGGATAACGGTTTGCAGGCGGCCTGGCGCAACCGCCAGCAGCGGCCGCCCCGGGTGCTGCTGTCCCTGTGCGATGTGGGGCGGCGGCTGGTGATTGAGGTGGAGGATAGCGGCGAGGGGGTTGACGAGGAGCTGGCCGATCATCTGTTCGATTACGGGGTGAGTCGCCAGAGTGGCGATCACGGGGTGGGCCTGTTCCTGGTCAAGGAGACCGTGGGTCGGCACGAGGGTGTGATAGAATGGCGGCGAACTGCCGAACAGACCACCCTGTTTGGTATCTACTTGAATAAAAACCAATTAATGTGA
- a CDS encoding MarR family transcriptional regulator gives MTDLERLRELSLAEQIARMHRLWRTAADLELAPLGLTHPRWTALWKLSRMGNHVSQKTLAEALEIELPSLMRTLGQLEEQGLIERHCCSQDKRARIVCVTPAGQTLLDQIADRIMNIRRELLGGIDEQTLQLFEATVQRISANALSKIEQHHDRQAGGDTSPPDASTERE, from the coding sequence ATGACGGATCTGGAAAGGTTGCGTGAGCTGTCGCTCGCCGAGCAGATAGCGCGGATGCACCGGCTATGGCGTACTGCCGCCGATCTGGAGTTGGCGCCCCTTGGCCTCACCCATCCCCGCTGGACCGCACTGTGGAAACTTTCCCGCATGGGGAACCATGTCAGCCAGAAGACCCTGGCCGAAGCCCTCGAGATAGAGCTCCCTTCCCTGATGCGCACCCTGGGCCAGCTGGAAGAGCAGGGACTGATTGAGCGCCACTGCTGCAGTCAGGACAAGCGCGCCCGTATCGTCTGCGTGACCCCGGCTGGCCAGACTCTGCTCGATCAGATCGCCGACCGCATCATGAATATCCGCCGCGAGCTGCTGGGGGGCATCGACGAACAGACCCTGCAACTGTTTGAAGCCACGGTGCAGCGGATCTCGGCCAACGCCCTCAGCAAGATTGAACAGCACCACGACCGACAGGCAGGAGGCGATACAAGCCCTCCCGATGCCAGCACAGAGAGAGAATAA
- a CDS encoding HlyD family secretion protein yields the protein MTPDQQFTRWIKWSMAGFAALFAYFLVADLLMPLTPQAMATRVVTKLAPQVSGKVVEVAVHNNQQVKKGDLLFTLDPEPFALAVEQARLALAQAEQQNNELDAELTAAAADISAKEALASQKWREAERLDALFQRHMVSLQQKDEADSALRSAQANLRASQAKLAQIKASRGVTGEDNLLLRQARNKLAQAELALSYSRVHADQDGTITNLQLKPGSIASAGSPLLALVSEQVDVIADFREKSLRHVGEQTRALVAFDGEPGQLYPARVSSLDAGVSAGQFDANGRLAAPTESDRWVRDAQRMRLHLELEQLPDHLPAGARATVQLLPDNALTAMLARGQIHLLSLLHYVY from the coding sequence ATGACACCGGATCAACAATTTACCCGCTGGATCAAATGGTCCATGGCAGGCTTTGCCGCCCTTTTTGCCTATTTTCTGGTAGCCGATCTGCTGATGCCCCTCACGCCGCAGGCGATGGCTACCCGGGTGGTCACCAAGCTTGCCCCGCAAGTGAGCGGCAAGGTGGTCGAAGTTGCCGTTCACAACAACCAGCAAGTCAAGAAAGGGGACCTGCTGTTTACCCTGGATCCCGAGCCCTTCGCACTGGCGGTAGAGCAGGCCCGTCTGGCCTTGGCTCAGGCCGAACAACAGAACAACGAACTGGATGCAGAATTGACCGCTGCCGCCGCCGATATCAGCGCCAAAGAGGCGCTGGCCAGCCAGAAGTGGCGAGAAGCAGAGCGCCTCGATGCGCTGTTCCAGCGTCACATGGTCTCATTGCAACAAAAAGATGAGGCGGACAGCGCCCTGCGCAGTGCTCAGGCCAACCTGCGCGCCAGCCAGGCCAAACTGGCCCAGATCAAGGCCAGCCGTGGCGTGACCGGTGAGGACAATCTGTTGCTGCGCCAGGCTCGCAACAAGCTGGCGCAGGCGGAGCTGGCCCTCTCTTACAGCCGGGTTCACGCGGATCAGGATGGCACCATCACCAACCTGCAGCTCAAACCGGGCAGTATCGCCAGCGCGGGCAGCCCGCTGCTGGCGCTGGTGTCAGAGCAGGTCGATGTGATCGCCGACTTTCGGGAGAAGAGCCTGCGCCATGTCGGCGAGCAAACCCGCGCCCTGGTCGCCTTCGATGGCGAGCCGGGCCAGCTCTATCCTGCCCGGGTGAGCAGTCTGGATGCCGGGGTGAGTGCCGGTCAGTTTGATGCCAACGGTCGGCTGGCGGCGCCGACGGAGTCGGATCGCTGGGTACGGGATGCCCAGCGGATGCGGCTGCACCTCGAGCTAGAGCAGTTACCCGACCATCTGCCAGCAGGAGCGCGGGCCACGGTGCAACTGCTGCCAGACAATGCCCTGACCGCCATGCTGGCACGGGGCCAGATCCACCTGCTCAGCCTGCTCCATTATGTCTATTAA
- a CDS encoding DUF2955 domain-containing protein, with protein MSINQVSTNPVATSVAADTVPAHHATHLWYRPLTGNELRQCLRIAFGCTTGFLLCKLFGWGYGVFYTVTPVLLLGMVPVMNGHAARQLIASAVACGVEVGLLGGLFGSHPALITPIAFLLFLYRFAAMSRGSLFLFGANGVLSLSIMLHFASYPQTDLNDLIFNNLWANILSVLIAYMMTALIPDLEARPKPAPAPKAPHRMRHEALLGATVATLSFLSFQLFDLRDSMSAQATTLLVLFPMHWNGALSYARKRAMGTLLGVTFGLLGQLVLYDWSGQLLLVAPLLWLGAMLFSHAHVKEAGGSGVGFGALTTLGILFGQYLTPGNDLVFSALYRVSSILFAIVVTLLACYLIHRLLNRFEATRFGY; from the coding sequence ATGTCTATTAATCAGGTATCTACTAATCCCGTAGCGACCTCCGTAGCTGCCGATACCGTGCCTGCTCATCACGCCACGCACCTCTGGTATCGGCCCCTTACCGGCAACGAGCTGCGTCAGTGTTTGCGTATCGCTTTTGGCTGCACCACGGGCTTTCTGCTCTGCAAGCTGTTTGGCTGGGGTTACGGGGTCTTCTACACGGTCACACCGGTGCTGCTGCTGGGGATGGTGCCAGTGATGAATGGCCATGCCGCCCGCCAGCTTATCGCTTCAGCGGTGGCCTGTGGTGTAGAGGTCGGGCTGCTGGGGGGGCTGTTTGGCAGCCATCCAGCGCTGATAACCCCCATCGCCTTTCTGCTGTTTCTCTACCGCTTCGCTGCCATGTCACGCGGCAGCCTGTTTCTGTTCGGGGCCAACGGGGTGCTGAGCCTCAGCATCATGCTGCACTTTGCCAGCTATCCACAAACCGATCTTAACGATCTGATTTTCAACAATCTTTGGGCAAACATCCTGTCGGTGCTGATCGCCTATATGATGACGGCGCTGATCCCCGACCTGGAGGCACGACCGAAACCGGCACCCGCCCCCAAGGCGCCGCACCGGATGCGCCACGAGGCGCTACTGGGCGCCACGGTGGCCACCCTGTCGTTCCTGTCCTTTCAGCTGTTTGATCTGCGTGACTCCATGTCAGCCCAGGCCACCACCCTGCTGGTACTGTTCCCCATGCACTGGAACGGCGCCCTCAGTTATGCCCGCAAACGGGCGATGGGTACCTTGCTGGGGGTCACCTTTGGCCTGCTCGGCCAGCTGGTGCTCTATGACTGGTCAGGTCAGCTGCTGCTGGTCGCCCCGCTGCTGTGGCTCGGCGCCATGTTGTTCAGCCATGCCCACGTCAAGGAGGCAGGCGGTTCCGGCGTCGGCTTTGGTGCCCTCACCACCCTCGGCATTCTGTTTGGTCAATACCTCACGCCGGGCAACGATCTGGTGTTCAGCGCCCTCTACCGGGTCAGCAGCATCCTGTTTGCCATCGTGGTCACCCTGCTGGCCTGCTACCTCATCCACCGGTTGCTCAACCGCTTCGAGGCGACCCGCTTCGGTTATTGA
- a CDS encoding Rid family detoxifying hydrolase, with product MSGTIIKSARNTPHAPQDLGPCTQSVAFSHYNNISAQLPVDPATGKLVSGDVTAQARQCLSNLKAIIESIGHVMDDMVKATIFLKEMADLEAVNAVYREFFPGYLPTRTTLAVAALPLGALVQIDAIISNGEGTFPQAPCALVKLARNSDKAPHNPLSTQTVAFSHYNNIGAQLPVEPASGALIGGGIREQAAQCLHNIKAVLEGIDVPFDDIVKVNIYLTSLADLEAVNEVYTTFFPDSAIARAVAYLPARSVVSAAALPMGVRVQMDAVISHGDGTPPQLVEDRHNLVIRARNTDKAPRSPLHTQTVAFSHYNHLSAQLPIDPATGKILTGCVKEQTAQCLSNIKAIVESIGHVMDDIVKVNIQLGNIADLDAVNAVYTKYFPGYLPARTVFGVSELPAGALVQIDAVMSNAESTPPQV from the coding sequence ATGAGTGGCACCATCATCAAGTCGGCAAGAAATACCCCCCATGCACCCCAGGATCTGGGCCCCTGCACCCAATCGGTGGCGTTTTCTCATTACAACAATATCTCCGCCCAGCTGCCGGTCGATCCCGCCACCGGCAAGCTGGTGAGTGGCGATGTCACTGCGCAGGCCAGACAGTGCCTGAGCAACCTCAAGGCGATCATCGAGAGCATCGGCCACGTGATGGACGATATGGTGAAAGCGACCATCTTCCTCAAAGAGATGGCGGATCTGGAAGCGGTCAACGCCGTCTATCGCGAATTCTTCCCGGGCTATCTGCCGACTCGCACCACCCTCGCCGTCGCTGCGCTGCCGCTGGGCGCGCTGGTGCAGATCGATGCCATCATCTCCAACGGCGAAGGCACCTTCCCGCAAGCCCCCTGTGCGCTGGTGAAGCTCGCCCGCAATAGCGACAAGGCGCCGCACAACCCGCTCTCCACCCAGACCGTCGCCTTCTCCCACTACAACAATATCGGCGCCCAGCTGCCGGTTGAGCCCGCATCCGGCGCCCTGATTGGCGGCGGTATTCGCGAGCAGGCGGCCCAGTGCCTGCACAACATCAAGGCGGTGCTGGAGGGGATCGACGTGCCGTTTGACGATATCGTCAAAGTGAATATCTACCTGACCAGCCTCGCCGATCTGGAGGCCGTCAACGAGGTCTACACCACCTTCTTCCCCGACTCTGCCATCGCCCGCGCAGTGGCCTATCTGCCAGCCCGCTCGGTGGTCAGTGCCGCCGCCCTGCCCATGGGTGTGCGGGTGCAGATGGATGCGGTCATCTCCCACGGTGACGGCACCCCGCCACAACTGGTGGAAGATCGCCACAATCTGGTGATCCGTGCCCGCAATACCGACAAGGCGCCGCGCAGCCCGTTGCACACCCAGACCGTTGCCTTCTCCCACTACAATCATCTCTCTGCCCAGCTGCCGATTGACCCCGCCACCGGCAAAATCCTGACCGGCTGTGTCAAAGAGCAGACCGCCCAGTGCCTGAGCAATATCAAGGCGATTGTGGAGAGCATCGGCCACGTGATGGACGATATCGTCAAGGTCAATATCCAGCTCGGCAATATCGCCGATCTGGATGCGGTCAACGCCGTCTACACCAAATACTTCCCGGGCTATCTGCCGGCCCGCACCGTATTCGGGGTGAGCGAACTGCCCGCAGGCGCCCTGGTGCAAATTGATGCGGTGATGTCCAACGCGGAAAGTACCCCGCCGCAAGTTTAA
- the tkt gene encoding transketolase → MPSRKELANAIRALSMDAVQKANSGHPGAPMGMADIAEVLWRSHLRHNPNNPKWADRDRFILSNGHGSMLLYSLLHLSGYDLSIDDLKNFRQLHSRTPGHPEYGYAPGVETTTGPLGQGITNAVGMAIAEKAMAEQFNQPGFDVVDHYTYAFMGDGCLMEGISHEACSLAGTLQLGKLIAFWDDNGISIDGHVEGWFTDDTVKRFEAYGWHVIPAVDGHSPEAINAAIEAAKAETGKPTLICCRTIIGYGSPNKSGSHDCHGSPLGNDEIAAARAFLKWDHAPFVIPADIAAEWNAQEKGAALEADWAAKFAAYEAAHPTLAAEFKRRTAGELPANWAAESAKIIETLQANPAKIATRKASQNSLEAFGKLLPEFMGGSADLAPSNLTMWSGSKSLTNDDASGNYIHYGVREFGMSAIMNGIALHGGFIPYGATFLMFMEYARNALRMAALMKQRAIFVYTHDSIGLGEDGPTHQPVEQIASLRLTPNMSTWRPCDQVESAIAWKHAIERTDGPTALIFSRQNLAQMDRTAQQLADTAKGGYVLKDCAGTPELILIATGSEVELAVAAYEQLTAKGRAVRVVSMPATDVFDAQSAEYKESVLPMSVPKRVAIEAGIADYWYKYVGFGGKIIGMTTFGESAPAELLFKEFGFTVENVVATAESL, encoded by the coding sequence ATGCCTTCTCGTAAAGAGCTTGCCAATGCCATTCGTGCATTGAGTATGGATGCCGTTCAAAAAGCCAACTCCGGTCACCCGGGCGCCCCCATGGGAATGGCGGATATCGCCGAAGTGCTGTGGCGTAGCCACCTCAGACATAACCCGAACAACCCCAAGTGGGCCGACCGCGACCGTTTCATTCTCTCCAACGGCCACGGCTCCATGCTGCTGTACTCCCTGCTGCATCTCTCCGGTTATGACCTCTCCATCGATGATCTGAAAAACTTCCGCCAACTGCACTCTCGCACCCCGGGTCACCCGGAGTACGGCTATGCACCGGGCGTTGAAACCACCACTGGCCCGCTGGGTCAGGGCATCACCAACGCCGTGGGTATGGCGATCGCCGAAAAAGCCATGGCTGAGCAGTTCAACCAGCCGGGCTTTGATGTCGTTGACCACTACACCTACGCCTTTATGGGCGACGGCTGCCTGATGGAAGGTATTTCCCACGAAGCGTGCTCCCTGGCAGGTACCCTGCAACTGGGCAAGCTGATCGCGTTCTGGGATGACAACGGTATCTCCATCGACGGTCACGTAGAAGGCTGGTTCACCGACGACACCGTCAAGCGTTTCGAAGCCTACGGCTGGCACGTTATCCCGGCTGTTGACGGTCACAGCCCGGAAGCCATCAATGCCGCCATCGAAGCCGCCAAGGCCGAGACCGGCAAACCGACTCTGATCTGCTGCCGTACCATCATCGGTTACGGTTCGCCGAACAAATCCGGTTCTCACGACTGCCACGGCTCACCGCTGGGCAACGACGAGATCGCCGCCGCTCGCGCGTTCCTGAAGTGGGACCACGCGCCGTTCGTTATCCCGGCTGATATCGCTGCCGAGTGGAACGCTCAGGAGAAGGGCGCTGCGCTGGAAGCCGACTGGGCTGCCAAGTTCGCCGCCTATGAAGCCGCTCACCCGACGCTGGCTGCCGAATTCAAGCGCCGTACCGCTGGCGAACTGCCGGCCAACTGGGCTGCCGAATCCGCCAAGATCATCGAAACCCTGCAAGCCAACCCGGCCAAGATCGCCACCCGTAAAGCGTCCCAGAACTCGCTGGAAGCGTTCGGCAAGCTGCTGCCGGAATTCATGGGCGGCTCTGCGGATCTGGCACCGTCCAACCTGACCATGTGGTCCGGCTCCAAGTCCCTGACCAACGACGATGCCTCCGGCAACTACATCCACTACGGTGTCCGTGAGTTCGGCATGTCCGCCATCATGAACGGTATCGCCCTGCACGGTGGTTTCATCCCCTACGGCGCCACCTTCCTGATGTTTATGGAGTACGCCCGCAACGCCCTGCGCATGGCCGCCCTGATGAAGCAGCGCGCCATCTTCGTTTACACCCACGACTCCATCGGTCTGGGTGAAGATGGCCCGACTCACCAGCCGGTTGAGCAGATCGCCTCCCTGCGTCTGACTCCGAACATGAGCACCTGGCGTCCGTGTGACCAGGTTGAATCTGCCATCGCCTGGAAGCACGCCATCGAGCGTACCGACGGCCCGACTGCGCTGATCTTCTCCCGTCAGAACCTGGCCCAGATGGACCGTACTGCCCAGCAGCTGGCCGACACCGCCAAGGGTGGTTACGTGCTGAAGGATTGCGCCGGCACGCCTGAGCTGATCCTGATCGCCACTGGTTCCGAAGTAGAACTGGCTGTTGCCGCCTATGAGCAGCTGACTGCCAAGGGCCGTGCCGTGCGCGTGGTCTCCATGCCGGCCACCGACGTGTTCGACGCCCAGTCTGCCGAGTACAAAGAGTCCGTCCTGCCGATGTCCGTACCTAAGCGTGTGGCCATCGAAGCCGGCATCGCTGACTACTGGTACAAGTACGTCGGTTTCGGCGGCAAGATCATCGGTATGACCACCTTCGGTGAGTCCGCACCGGCCGAGCTGCTGTTCAAGGAATTTGGCTTTACCGTGGAAAACGTGGTTGCGACCGCTGAATCCCTGTAA
- the metK gene encoding methionine adenosyltransferase, with translation MAKLFTSESVSEGHPDKIADQISDAVLDAILKQDTKARVACETLVKTGMVMVAGEVTTSAWVDIEQIVRDTVREIGYTHSDMGFDADSCAVLNAIGKQSPDINQGVDRADPLEQGAGDQGLMFGYATNETDVLMPAPITYSHLLVKRQAEVRKNGSLPWLRPDAKSQLTFAYDGAGKIIGVDAVVLSTQHCDSISHKDLVEAVREEIIKPVLPAEWVNKDTKYFINPTGRFVIGGPMGDCGLTGRKIIVDTYGGMARHGGGAFSGKDPSKVDRSAAYAARYVAKNIVAAGLADRCEIQISYAIGVAEPTSISVETFGSAKVAEDLLVKLVREHFELRPYGLIEMLDLKRPIYQATAAYGHFGREEFPWEQTDKAELLRSAAGL, from the coding sequence ATGGCAAAGCTGTTTACTTCCGAGTCGGTCTCCGAAGGCCATCCCGACAAAATTGCGGACCAGATCTCCGATGCGGTACTGGACGCCATCCTCAAGCAAGATACCAAAGCCCGTGTCGCCTGCGAGACCCTGGTCAAGACCGGTATGGTCATGGTAGCCGGCGAAGTCACCACCTCTGCTTGGGTCGACATCGAACAGATCGTGCGCGACACCGTGCGTGAGATTGGCTACACCCACTCCGACATGGGCTTCGACGCCGACTCCTGCGCCGTGCTGAACGCCATCGGCAAACAGTCCCCGGATATCAACCAGGGCGTTGACCGTGCCGATCCGCTGGAGCAGGGCGCCGGCGACCAGGGTCTGATGTTCGGCTACGCCACCAACGAAACTGACGTGCTGATGCCCGCCCCCATCACCTACTCTCACCTGCTGGTGAAGCGTCAGGCTGAAGTGCGCAAGAACGGTTCCCTGCCGTGGCTGCGTCCGGATGCCAAGAGCCAGCTGACCTTCGCCTACGACGGCGCAGGCAAGATCATCGGTGTGGATGCCGTGGTGCTCTCTACCCAGCATTGCGACTCCATCAGCCACAAGGATCTGGTGGAAGCGGTACGCGAAGAGATCATCAAGCCGGTGCTGCCGGCCGAGTGGGTCAACAAGGACACCAAATACTTCATCAACCCGACCGGCCGTTTCGTTATCGGCGGCCCGATGGGCGACTGCGGTCTGACCGGTCGCAAGATCATCGTCGACACCTACGGCGGCATGGCCCGTCACGGTGGTGGCGCCTTCTCCGGCAAGGATCCGTCCAAGGTTGACCGCTCCGCAGCCTATGCCGCCCGCTATGTGGCCAAAAACATCGTCGCTGCCGGGCTGGCCGATCGCTGTGAAATCCAGATCTCCTACGCCATCGGCGTGGCCGAGCCAACCTCTATCAGCGTCGAGACCTTCGGCAGCGCCAAGGTGGCCGAGGATCTGCTGGTCAAGCTGGTGCGCGAGCACTTCGAGCTGCGTCCGTATGGCCTGATTGAGATGCTGGATCTGAAGCGTCCGATCTACCAAGCCACTGCCGCCTACGGTCACTTCGGTCGCGAGGAGTTCCCGTGGGAGCAGACCGACAAGGCCGAACTGCTGCGTTCCGCCGCTGGCCTGTAA